A genomic segment from Schistocerca piceifrons isolate TAMUIC-IGC-003096 chromosome 4, iqSchPice1.1, whole genome shotgun sequence encodes:
- the LOC124796377 gene encoding keratin, type I cytoskeletal 10-like, producing MNKYLVVLAGVLVVLALVQGHHEPGHVGDDSTDGGSEGGSSGGATSRGGGGSDGGSTGGGHSGIGGDHTGHHGGGSGHDHHA from the exons ATGAACAAGTACTTG GTGGTGCTGGCCGGCGTGCTGGTGGTGTTGGCCCTGGTCCAGGGTCACCACGAACCGGGCCACGTGGGCGACGACAGCACCGACGGCGGCAGTGAGGGGGGCAGCAGCGGCGGCGCCACCAGCCGCGGGGGCGGCGGCAGCGATGGCGGCAGCACCGGGGGCGGCCACAGCGGCATCGGCGGCGACCACACGGGACACCACGGCGGCGGCAGCGGTCACGACCACCACGCCTAG